From the Equus przewalskii isolate Varuska chromosome 19, EquPr2, whole genome shotgun sequence genome, one window contains:
- the SDHAF4 gene encoding succinate dehydrogenase assembly factor 4, mitochondrial, protein MASVGLSRLLGCVPAAAWRAASKAPGPGAQVAGGVAKAEALPPAGEPRVSRFSSRAGAWPPDLAGTEPRVPRPFLSGALRPEARRRRSGVCGSCEFSTRSPLLCHSLRKTSSSQGGKSEPVKQSLKKPKLPEGRFDAPEDSHLEKEPLTKFPDDVNPVTKEKGGPRGPEPTRYGDWERKGRCIDF, encoded by the exons ATGGCCTCAGTTGGGTTGTCCCGGTTACTCGGCTGCGTCCCGGCCGCGGCGTGGAGAGCGGCAAGTAAGGCGCCTGGCCCCGGTGCCCAGGTTGCGGGCGGGGTCGCCAAGGCCGAGGCGCTGCCTCCCGCGGGAGAGCCGCGTGTGTCGCGTTTCTCCTCTCGGGCAGGCGCCTGGCCGCCGGATCTCGCGGGGACCGAGCCGAGGGTCCCGAGGCCTTTCCTGTCCGGCGCACTCCGGCCTGAGGCTCGGCGCAGACGTTCCGGCGTCTGCGGGAGCTGCGAGTTCAGCACCA GATCACCCCTTCTGTGTCATTCTTTGAGGAAAACGAGTTCTTCTCAAGGAGGAAAGTCTGAACCTGTCAAGCAATCCCTTAAGAAGCCCAAGTTACCAGAAGGTCGTTTTGATGCACCAGAAGATTCCCATTTAGAGAAAGAACCACTGACAA AATTTCCAGATGATGTTAATCCTGTTACCAAAGAAAAAGGTGGACCCAGGGGCCCGGAACCTACCCGCTATGGAGATTGGGAACGAAAAGGACGCTGCATTGATTTTTAA